The Hyla sarda isolate aHylSar1 chromosome 1 unlocalized genomic scaffold, aHylSar1.hap1 SUPER_1_unloc_17, whole genome shotgun sequence genomic sequence aaatttagcatttttctaactttgaaagtctctgcttgaaaggaaaatggatattccaaataaattacatattgattcacatatacaatatgtctactttgtgtctgcataaaaaaattgacaagtttttacttttggaagacaccagagggtttcaaagttccgcagcaattttccaatttttctcaagattttcaaaatcgtaatttttcagggcccagttcaggttggaagtggattttaagggtcttcatattagaaataccccataaatgaccccattataaaaactgcaccccccaaagtattcaaaatgacattcagtaagtgttttaaccctttaggtgtttcacaggaatagcagcaaagtgaaggagaaaattctaaatcttcattttttacacattttcttgtagacccaatttttgaatttttacaaggggtaaaaggagagaaatcaccctaaaatttgtaacccaatttctctcgagtaaggaaatacctcatatgcatatgtaaagtgttcggcgggcgcagtagagggctcaaaagggaaggagcgacaatgggattttggagagtgagtttttctgaaagggtttttggggggcatgtcccatttaggaagcccctatggtgccagaacaggggacccccccacatgtgaccccattttggaaacaatacccctcatagaatttaataaggggcgcagtgagcatttacaccccattggcgtttgacagatatttgaaacagtggactgtgcaaatcaaaaattttatttttcattttcacagaccactgttccaaaaatctagcatacaccagtggggtgtaaatgctcactgtaccccttattacattccgtgaagggtgtagtttccaaaatggggtcatatatggatatttattgttttgcgtttgtcagaactgctgtaacaatcagccacccctgtgcaaatcgcctcaaatgtacatggcgcactctcccttctgggccttgctgtgcgcccccagagcactttgcgcccacatatggggtatctccgtactcaggagaaattgcattacaaatttagagggtcttttttcccttttacctcttgtgaaaatgaaaagtatagggcaacaccagcatgtcagtgtaaataatttatttttttactctaacatgctggtgtagaccccaatttcaccttttcataaggggttaaagaagaaaaagccccccaaaatttgtaaggcaatttctcttgagtacggcgataccccatatgtgtcccaaaactgttgccctgaaatacgacagggctccaaagttagagagcgccatgcgcatttgaggcctgaattagggatttgcataggggtggacataggggtattctatgccaatgattcccaaacagggtgcctccagctgttgcaaaactcccagcatgcctggacagtcaatggctgtctggcaatactgggagttattattttgcaacagctggaggctccgttttggaaacagtagcgtaccagacgtttttcatttttttggggagggggggctgtgtaggggtatgtgtatatgtagtgttttttactttttattttaggttagtgttagtgtagtgtagtgtttttagggtacagtcacatgggcagaggttcacagcaagtttgccgctggaagtttgagctgcagcgcaaaatttgcgccatctcaaacttgcagcactcactgtaaacctccgcccatgtgagtgtaccctgtacattcacattggggggaggaggcaaacatccagctgttgcaaactctgagcatgccctttggctgtccgtgcatgctgggagttgtagttttgcaacagctggaggaacactggtttggaaacactaagttaagtaataaactttcaagtgttttgcaaccaaacttagtgtttccaaaccagtgtgcctccagctgttgcaaaactacaactcccagcatgcatggtctgtcagtgcatgctgggagttatagttttgcaacaattgcaacagctggaggcactgaggtaggaaacggacaatgtttcccaactagtgtgcctccagttgttgcaaaactacaactcccagcatgcccagactgcccaggcatgctggaagttgtagttcggcaatatctgaaggatcagatgttgccgaactacaacttccagtatgcttgggcagtctgggcatgctgggagttgtagttttgcaacatctggaggtccacagtttggagaccactgtataatggtctccaatctgtgctcttccagatgttagagaactacaactcccagcatgcctggacagactgagcatgctgagatttgtagttttgcaacatctggaagagcacagattggagaccattatacagtggtctccaaactgaggacctccagatgttgcaaaactacaactcccagcatgcccagaaagccaaaggctgtctgggcatgctgggagttgcagttttgaaactcccagttttgaaactcacctccgggacgcagcgccgccgggaccgcatggaggacgccgctcgccccgggaccgctcgggacactgctcggacgggtaagtgacgccgggggacaggtcagggacacttagcagagcggtgtgtgtcccgctccccgtgatcgggactcacacaccgcgctgctaagtattctgatagcgaaacgctgctatcagctagtcagatttgaccagctgatagcagcgatcgctggggggggtgggggatgaaaccccccgtggtcgcatggtaagatggctggctatcagtgatagccatgatctttccgggcgctgcgggatgccgcgagtagcggcaaaaatgttcatgacgtacctgtatgtcatgggtcgggaacaccttgccacccatgacgtacaggtatgtcataggtcgggaaggagttaattgcctccaaaatgaagttcctctgatgtatttttttcggtctttatgtaccttaggtagaaaataaaaataaggtacatttaggttggggttaaatatatatcatgtttttccctcttaactccttggggacggagcccattataaccctaagaacgggagcattttttgcaattctgatcactgtcactttaagtattaataactctgggatgtttttaataaaaaaaaataaaaaaataaaaataagttattgactcgactataagcctagggtgggaaatacctcatccccccatgtaatcatccagacccccgtcatcatcccccccccccccttcatcatcatcgcctgtcaatcccttcatcagtggttttcaacctgcggacctctagatgttgcaaaactacaacccccagcatgcccggacagccatcggctgtctgggcatgctgggagttgtagttttgaaacctctggaggtccgcaggttgaataccactgcggccatcatcatcatcccccccttaatcatcatccccctccccttcatcatcaccgcctgtcaatcccttcatcagtggtcttcaacctgcggacctccagatgttgtagaaccacaactcccagcatgcccagacagctatcggctgtccgggcatgctgggagttgtagttttgaaacctctggaggtccgcaggttgaagaccactgtggcctttttgttttgtactcacctccccttggcaggaagttagggtgagctggtcctagtgatgttgccttgatgacgacgcacagggacgttgcgcatgaagagggccctccggtgaaaatggacagcccggaacgagtatccctccccaccggatggtccctgcagcatagatggcccggaccagctcacccaaactgggggggtgagtacaaaacaaaagagggggggggggggcctggatgatgacgaaggccgaagtggtcttcaacctgcggacctccagatgtttcaaaactacaacacccagcatgcccagacagccgatggctgtctgggcatgctgggagttgtagttttacaacatctggaggtccgcaggttgaagaccactgaaaagggattgacaggcggagagatcactcgagtataagccgaggggggcgttttcagcacgaaaaatggtgctgaaaaactcggcttatactcgagtaaatacggtaggtattacacgtcacacactaatatttttttttaatttttttatttttttgtataggtaatatcaccagctcatattatttttttgtataggtaatattaccagctcatattatttttttgtataggtaatattaccagctcatattatttttttgtataggtaatattaccagctcatattattttttttatggttttcccgtgtcctgtgcagtatctctcccagaagtccacttgatggcccccgtggtggtctacaccccgaagtcatcaattcttactctaagagagagtttgcagctgttcctggagacggttaacattaacctctgcatggtggaataataggtcacggtgtttatcaggatcagtagaagcatcacccactcgatgattatggtggtgatttcacggatctcgtcccagtcttcatcatcatagaataattcctgtaatgttttatatccaaagtagaaaattgcgcaggtaaaagtcaggccacagcaggtgcatctactatggtggatgactttttttgctcctggtattttatacatctggatggactgcccaaggtagtataaggcttcacatgtaatggaaattatcgtgctgacaaagtgtatcctgggatattcttcgggggacaatacatgcatgacagctgtaccaaaacaggaggcccacacaatggccagcaggatcctctggatcaggacctgatgacccctgaactcttcagtatgcataaccatatacttataaataagaaaggttagtaccaaagtgccaatggatgtccctatgaatccaattctcaataatatgttttcgggaaagaaatttcccacgtcactgtgaaggaaaagaaaccaatgttattgtggatatttcctcactcccaacccatgaaataagaatcttgtgcttgtttatcttacctgatgtgcatcagtggcgaggcggcatggccgaggacgaccgtcacgatgtagctggtggcaagccaggccgcacaccaaaacgccaacagaagggggacgaaccccaaaccttttagctccatctcagtcaagaagaagaaatagaagttgctaatcgcactgaaccaatctacagaatgaaggctcgggcggctgtcagtggaatgtcaggactccagctgtctatgacatcacatgtctgatgtcacgatgactgcttgtttcttagagctgccatgatttagtatctgctatggacagaacctgatgtttctactatggaccttacagaccccagaacccaagtaattagcgcaggggctccattttgatcatctcatatttcacattatttgagttccagggctcagatacatttgcaccctctatagcagtggtctctaagctgtgaacccccaaccgctgcaaaaccacaactcccagcatgcccggacagcacctctgcataaggaaatagtctaattaaacttttcttatatatagattccccgacatctccaaggataagcatctaagggtctcgttcgatcttaatgttataccttttttcaataacatcgatgattccaaaatgtatgaatataggaataattccatataagatacaaaaagttagcatcctccatcTGACATTTTGGACAGCTTGCATCCTGTCTGAGGCCCATACGCTTCAATCcccatggagtataatacatcctaTACGAAATCTTAGACTGTACCATTACATGGGCCTTATTATATCATGTACATTTCATGTTTACAATGGCTCTGCCCCATGAATCTGAATATAAACCCCCCCAAGTCCCTTTCCCATCTAACCTTGATAGCatcaacattttatacatttttgtcatgGGTTTAGGGACATGGGGCCCTCTCATTAATTCAACAAGGGGATGTGAATGTTCTCTCCTGAACTCTCCTTTTATTGATTTATGATCtgcgttacttatttgtaaaaagcaattgtggtgccttggtggggatgtagggtagttggggtgttcctgttagggataataaagggcgctgttaacccttgtcactcgtgatgccagggtgagggttaaatactgtaatgttgctagggcctatcgccacccttcccaagagcgatagtaAATGGATTGttcacaaccactgtttaacggaaaacttgcaggaacatttactgaagattttctgaagcaggcaatagcaataacagtccagataacagattcTATTTCTAGTTGATCAGcaactgacagttggttgggatcagataagctcaatttaccTATTAGAAGAttccgtagcatagatccgctggatttaggggtgcatttaggtccagtgatattGCAGAGAGTAGCGGTGAATGATTGAAGTATAACcgctttggtataggccgaggccgcaaggctttggcctagaaaacgtacttgaaagttgcggaggtcctacctcgttcagtgacagcaacccaagagagcgaataatgtccgcagctcccttatatgggcaggggctggccattttggattggtccatagcaactgtcactcaccgttacaaggcattgtgggtgaacatgtgacacaagaaccacctaaggtccttcaacataccatagagttctaagtaacgggtcacatgacctaaggtcctgcgacgccaaacaagtgaataatacaatatacatatatacaatgataatggttataaatattaaccccttaaggaccgagggtttttccatttttgcatttttgttttttcctccttgcctttaaaaaaatccatattttttgcaccactaattctactttgtaattacgtcagtcattctgcccaaaaatctacgctgaaatggaaaaaaaaatcattgtgagacaaaataaataaaaaaacgctgttttgtatcttttggtggcttccgtttctacgtagtaaattttttggtaaaaatgacacattatcttaattctgtaggtccatacgattaaaatgataccctacttatataggtttgattttgtcgcacttctggaaaaagtcataactacatgcaagaaaattaatacgtttaaaattgtcattttctgatccctataacttttttatttttgcgcatatggggccgtatgagggcttaatttttgcgccgtgatctgaagtttttagcggtaccatttttgcattgataggacttattgatcactttttattcattttttcatgatataaaaagtgaccaaaaattcactattttggatttaggaatttttttgcacgtacaccattgaccatgcggtttaattaacgatatattttataattcagatatttccgcacgcggcgataccatatatgtttatttttatttacactgtgttttttttttttttatgggaaaaggggggtgattcaaacttttaatagggaaggggttaaatgatctttattcactttttttcccacttttttttttgcagtgttatagctcccatagggacctataacactgcacacactgatctattacattgatcactggtttctcataggaaaccagtgatcgatgattctgccgcttgactgctccttcctggatgtcgggcactgagcagtcattcggcgatcggacagcgaggaggcaggtagggagcctcctgctgtcctgtaagctgttcgggatgccgcaattttgccgcggctatcctgaacagcccactgagctaaccggcatactttcactttcactttagacgcggcgttcaactttgaacgccgcgtctaaagggttaatagcgtgcggcaccgcgatcaatgccgtgcgctattagccacggcccgacccgctattatagatcgggagcggacacatgacgttccagtacgtcatgtgtccttatggagttaacttactaaggggtgactagggtataactagggaagcggaccctgacagtcctagggactgtgACTTTGGGGCCCCCCaaacaaggcacagtatgaaatacgtgccaggacaccacaaacccccttacttgaaAAAAGATGACCCCGAttcctgtcccctaaggcagagggactaggacaaggacagaattattaaacagtctatacatcctgacattttcttttaatttgcctAGTATTCTTACTaaacaattatgaagctatctaacatttagtctctagctccttagacatctTTATAGCtctttctatacatttatgaggctaactagacgttgataaagctcactagacattgatgaagctgtctaacatttagtctcaagctccctggatttttatacagagctctctatacatttagtctcaagctgtctagacatttttgaaatctcaccacattttcttttgttttgccacgatgagtcacctgttagtacacaaaagttatattggcttgcctgaggctatctaccaataagtttagccaccagggtctattggctacacgcttcttacctctagaacacaacagtatacccttacctaggttacctttagaaatatgtgtttaattttagcactcaagagcatctactggccaggtagagcatttcATACACGTAataaagaaaagagagattagtgtacctaacagtggcaggaatagaatttcaataggctacaattcctaaagtgtttcttgagtgtgagacatatttttattttactttgtgtattgaagaagactgagataagtacatttaagtgagctatttgaggtactatgtgtgcacgtactgcttaaaagttagtcttaataccttaagggtagttcaccctgagtagtcctttgagactcTCGCAACATCACCCCCAGGCTGGCAGGAGTCTCTTCACATAGAGATTCTGcagaaacttcagtccccgagggaccagcttgaaGGCTGGACACAGGAGCAACATCTTTGGTTGGACTGGGAGATTCTCTGAAGTCAGGTAGAGAAGGTGTAGCAGGACTTGGAGTAGCCACAGGAGCAGGACTGGTGCTGGGGGAAGCAACCAATGgtggctgactggatggagcagCTATTGGTAGCTGGCTGGGCGGAGCAACCAGTGGAGGCTGGCTAGGTGGAGCAACAAGGGGCGGCTGGCTTGCAGCTGAACATGGCATACCCCAATACATGACAGGTTGGTGAGAAGAGAATAAAGGAACGTCCAtactgggatgaattccttctcctggtACATATTCCCTGGCTGGCCTggctggaggaggagtagggagaagtgcaggaggagggggtccCGGTAAGTCTTCCTTCAAGCACACTTTTATTCGGTTTtggtggaccacctgtggctcaaaCCCTTTTTTCTGTATCTCATACACATCTGTGTCGGGATAAGGAATTGCTGTAATAGTATAGGGTTCTGTTTCCCATAGAGAATACAGCTCATGAGTTCTTGGGAATTTCCTGAGCCAAACTTTGTCTCCCAGCTGCAGGGGTTGAGCCGAGGCATGCCGACTTTTTTTGCTGTCGGCCCTGGGCTTCGCCCATTTTTTCTCCACAATGTCTCGGGCTTCTTTGATTCTCCTGCGATGTTCAGAGACCCAGTCCTGCAAGACTTGAGGGGAGTTATTGAAAGGGGCCTGTAGCCCAAAAGTTCTGTCCTTCGGCAATTGACCATGTCTTCCCATCATGAGAAAGAAGGGggtataccctgtagaacaatgagtagtgttgttgtagatttccaataactcaggcagtagtcggggccactcttcgtgtttcGAGACAGAAGCTGCTCGGAGCATATGGATAAACACCTGGTTGATCATTTCACAGAGCCCATTTCCTTGAGGATGGTAAGCTATCGTTCCGAGCTTCTTACAATCATGCAGCTGGcagagttcctggaacaactgagctTCGAAGGCCGTCCCTCGATCAGTGAGGACTGCTTCGGGACACCCCAAGGGCTGGATCCAGTGGCTGTAGAAGAGTTATGCTGCCGTCTTGGCGGTCAGATCCTTGACGGGAACAACAACCACCCACTTAGAGTAATGTTCCACCATGGTCAAGGGATAGCAATAGCCAGATCCAGTGGGGGTCAGCTTCACATGGTCAAGGGCAACCATTTGATTAGGCCTCTCAGTATGGATGGGGTGCAAGGGTGCTCTTGCATCTTTTTTGGGGTTCCTGATGACATTGCACGTGGTGCATTCAGCACACCATATTTCGATGTCTCCTCGCATTCCTATCCAATAAAATCTTCGGCGAATAGTGGCCTCTGACTAATGGATTCCAAAATGCCCCGACTGGTCGTGATATGCATTCAGGACCatagctgcatctcttctggggatTACAATTTGATGCACCCGTTCTCCAGACACCGGGTCCAATGAGTTTCTGTATTGCAGCCCCTTATGGAGGAATAGGCGATTTCGCTGTCGCCACAACTGTCTCAGTTCAAAGTCCCCTTGCTGCTTGTGGAGTCGAGTGGGCACCTTCTTGTGGAGGCAGTAATTCAAGAGGTCCCCTATGACCCAGCTTTCATCCTGCAGAGTCTTCCACGTGTATTGGTCTTCAGGGACTTCCAGAGGTCCGGGTTTGTCACCCTCTTGGGccgttagagcattctggctcatgaaccgttggtagaagggtggcatttccacatcttcccattCGTCCCCTGCAGGGGGTTCTTCACCTGGGGCCATCCGGGAGAGAgcatccgcattgacattggattttccactgcagtacttAATACTGAAGTTATAATTGGCCAGCCGGGAGGCCCAGCACTGTTCAATAGCCCCCAACTTAGCAGCGTTCAAGTGGGCCAAGGGATTGTTGTCCGTATAGACCGTGAAGGGGGTGGCCGCCAGATAATC encodes the following:
- the LOC130298032 gene encoding DNA damage-regulated autophagy modulator protein 1-like, which gives rise to MELKGLGFVPLLLAFWCAAWLATSYIVTVVLGHAASPLMHISDVGNFFPENILLRIGFIGTSIGTLVLTFLIYKYMVMHTEEFRGHQVLIQRILLAIVWASCFGTAVMHVLSPEEYPRIHFVSTIISITCEALYYLGQSIQMYKIPGAKKVIHHSRCTCCGLTFTCAIFYFGYKTLQELFYDDEDWDEIREITTIIIEWVMLLLILINTVTYYSTMQRLMLTVSRNSCKLSLRVRIDDFGV